A single region of the Rhodococcus sp. W8901 genome encodes:
- a CDS encoding methionine synthase, with protein MTGARVPVGVATGVGSWPGTDPRAAAEIVVGELPALPHLVELPARGIGADMIGRAAALLISMPLDTSTTGYRLTQRVGAATRTARDLLARDLDALEEAWELAGRRGTDQPVKVQAVGPLTLASQLELHAGHRVLTDRGALRDLTESLAEGVAAHVADTARRLGSPVVVQFDEPGLPAVLAGLLSGVSILQTPRALPEPEALALLQSAIERVGAPVLVHCCAADAPLGLLHRSGASMVGLDVTTLRTADLDGIGELLDAGIDLALGLVPTTAPERTPGWRDLAEPATRLLDRLGFARELLSSRVTVTPACGLAGADADWARTALRSANELTRAFADGADPSAMA; from the coding sequence GTGACGGGCGCCCGCGTTCCCGTCGGCGTCGCGACGGGCGTCGGCTCCTGGCCCGGGACCGATCCGCGGGCGGCCGCCGAGATCGTCGTCGGCGAACTGCCCGCCCTGCCACACCTGGTGGAACTTCCGGCCCGCGGCATCGGGGCCGACATGATCGGCCGCGCCGCGGCGCTGCTGATCTCCATGCCGCTCGACACCTCCACGACCGGCTACCGCCTCACGCAACGGGTCGGCGCGGCCACCCGCACCGCCCGCGACCTGCTGGCCCGCGACCTCGATGCCCTCGAGGAGGCGTGGGAGCTGGCGGGACGCCGGGGCACCGACCAGCCGGTGAAGGTGCAGGCCGTCGGCCCGCTGACGCTCGCATCGCAACTGGAACTGCACGCCGGGCACCGGGTGCTCACCGATCGGGGTGCGCTGCGCGATCTCACCGAATCGCTCGCGGAGGGTGTCGCGGCCCATGTCGCGGACACGGCGCGGCGCCTCGGTTCACCGGTCGTGGTCCAGTTCGACGAGCCCGGACTGCCCGCGGTCCTCGCGGGTTTGCTGTCCGGAGTGTCGATCCTGCAGACCCCGCGTGCGCTGCCCGAACCGGAGGCCCTGGCACTGCTGCAGTCGGCGATCGAGCGGGTCGGCGCGCCCGTGCTGGTGCACTGCTGCGCCGCCGACGCCCCCCTCGGTCTGCTGCATCGCAGTGGTGCGTCGATGGTGGGCCTCGACGTGACCACGCTGCGCACCGCGGACCTCGACGGCATCGGCGAACTGCTCGACGCGGGAATCGACCTGGCGCTGGGCCTGGTGCCCACCACCGCGCCCGAACGCACACCGGGCTGGCGGGACCTGGCCGAGCCGGCGACCCGTCTGCTCGATCGCCTGGGCTTCGCGCGTGAGTTGCTGTCGTCGCGCGTGACGGTGACCCCGGCGTGCGGTCTGGCGGGCGCGGACGCGGACTGGGCCCGCACGGCCCTGCGGTCGGCGAACGAGCTGACCCGCGCCTTCGCCGACGGTGCCGACCCGTCCGCCATGGCCTGA
- the mnmA gene encoding tRNA 2-thiouridine(34) synthase MnmA, whose protein sequence is MRVLAAMSGGVDSAVAAARAVAAGHDVVGVHLALSTAPGTLRTGSRGCCSKEDAGDAKRAADVLGIPFYVWDFAERFKEDVIDDFVEAYAAGETPNPCLRCNEKIKFAALADRAIALGFDAVATGHYARLEDGVLRRAVDADKDQSYVLAVLTSEQLSRAMFPVGDTPKEQIREEAAERGLAVANKPDSHDICFIPSGDTRAFLGAKIGIRPGAVVDADSGEVLAEHDGVHGFTIGQRKGLGVKGPAADGQPRYVTSIEPETGTVRVGSAERLKVWTISAERAIWTSGQAPEGPIECVVQVRAHGGTARAVAEEVDGGISVQLSEPLTGVAKGQAVVLYHPDEDGDVVIGSGTISGTSADRP, encoded by the coding sequence ATGCGAGTTCTGGCAGCGATGAGCGGCGGCGTGGACTCCGCGGTCGCGGCGGCCCGTGCGGTGGCGGCCGGCCACGACGTGGTCGGTGTTCACCTCGCACTGTCGACGGCGCCGGGCACACTGCGGACCGGGTCGCGTGGCTGCTGCTCCAAGGAGGACGCGGGCGACGCCAAGCGTGCGGCGGATGTGCTCGGAATCCCTTTCTACGTCTGGGATTTCGCGGAGCGCTTCAAGGAAGACGTGATCGACGACTTCGTGGAGGCGTACGCGGCGGGGGAGACCCCCAACCCGTGCCTGCGATGCAACGAGAAGATCAAGTTCGCGGCGCTCGCGGACCGCGCGATCGCGCTGGGCTTCGACGCCGTCGCGACCGGTCACTACGCGCGGCTCGAGGACGGCGTCCTGCGCCGCGCCGTCGACGCCGACAAGGACCAGTCCTACGTGCTCGCGGTGCTCACCTCGGAGCAGTTGTCGCGGGCCATGTTCCCGGTCGGCGACACCCCCAAGGAGCAGATCCGCGAGGAGGCCGCCGAGCGCGGCCTCGCCGTGGCGAACAAGCCCGACAGCCACGACATCTGCTTCATCCCGTCCGGTGACACCCGCGCGTTCCTCGGCGCCAAGATCGGGATCCGTCCCGGCGCGGTCGTCGACGCCGACTCCGGTGAGGTCCTCGCCGAGCACGACGGCGTCCACGGGTTCACCATCGGTCAGCGCAAGGGGCTCGGTGTGAAGGGCCCGGCCGCGGACGGTCAGCCCCGCTACGTGACGTCGATCGAGCCCGAAACCGGTACGGTCCGGGTCGGTTCGGCCGAGCGGCTCAAGGTGTGGACCATCTCCGCCGAGCGCGCGATCTGGACGTCCGGGCAGGCGCCCGAGGGTCCGATCGAGTGCGTCGTTCAGGTGCGTGCCCACGGTGGCACCGCCCGCGCGGTGGCCGAGGAAGTCGACGGCGGGATCTCGGTGCAGTTGTCGGAACCGCTCACCGGTGTCGCGAAGGGGCAGGCCGTGGTCCTGTACCACCCGGACGAGGACGGGGACGTGGTCATCGGCAGCGGCACCATCTCGGGAACCTCCGCGGACCGTCCGTGA